The Candida dubliniensis CD36 chromosome 2, complete sequence genome contains a region encoding:
- a CDS encoding chitin biosynthesis protein, putative (Similar to S. cerevisiae CHS5;~In S. cerevisiae: protein involved in export from the Golgi to plasma membrane; involved in chitin biosynthesis through its role in Chs3p localization; interacts with Arf1p, Bch1p, Fmp50p, Bud7p, and Chs6p.;~In C. albicans: putative chitin biosynthesis protein; fungal-specific (no human or murine homolog); transcription decreases upon yeast-to-hyphal switch.), with translation MVEVSLTVGKLDASLALLLTKDHHLIEFPTILLPNGVRAGSIIKIRCDQDFDSEKEEAEKFTKIQDEILQTFATNLPEPPNLKIKNVTQTSCVLEWDKLNLGTATLKNLILFKDGKKLGSIPQPLNNRTSKLSGLPIDKSFKVQLRLDTTAGTFLSNEIEVTTHKMTDLSGITVCLGDLTPNDQFNKEDIEETLKNIGAKYPVQSQVKVDTTHFLCTRENKQNPEYVKANDMNIPIIRPEWLKACERERRIVGVRDFYVKDCVLPDIFAKNYWQKKASEPAGNSSGQSLPNESPAVPDKEESQKTDLKKELVKDEPTEVYQAKDEPVTQEVVIGETPAVVTENATTPDTNIEEADIGEDDSAKIESVPAEEIDTKVEPTPVGVETEDVVAEPLADQNVTVPLESTSVDEQELPKSDETSKQVNDDQQEIEVEQQEKVIDISKEQVNNPDSNNEAQKTTTDDAFDTVPLENNEHTESVSREIEPIPTEPTETVDVANVNSPASEGTGEDDEDEEDEGDADNEGKSDETSEPAPAGSASSSPTKKKNKKKKKNNKKK, from the coding sequence atggTTGAGGTATCACTAACAGTAGGTAAACTCGATGCTTCATTGGCACTTTTGCTAACCAAGgatcatcatttaattgAGTTTCCAACTATTCTTTTACCAAATGGAGTCAGAGCAGGTTCGATAATCAAAATCAGATGCGATCAAGATTTCGATAGCGAAAAAGAAGAGGCAGAGAAGTTCACGAAGATTCAGGATGAAATTTTACAGACATTTGCTACAAACTTACCCGAGCCGCcgaatttgaaaattaaaaacGTTACTCAAACCTCGTGTGTTTTAGAATGGGATAAACTAAACTTGGGCACCGCCACATTGAAGAAtcttattttatttaaagatGGTAAAAAATTAGGTTCAATTCCACAACCATTAAATAATCGAACCTCCAAATTGTCTGGTTTGCCAATTGACAAATCTTTCAAAGTGCAATTACGTTTGGATACCACTGCTGGTACTTTTTTgtcaaatgaaattgaagtaACAACCCATAAAATGACTGATTTGTCTGGAATTACTGTGTGTCTTGGTGATCTCACCCCAAATGACCAATTCAACAAGGAAGATATTGAAGAGACATTGAAGAATATAGGGGCAAAATATCCAGTGCAACTGCAAGTCAAAGTCGACACGACACATTTCCTCTGTACTAGagaaaacaaacaaaatccTGAGTATGTGAAGGCAAATGATATGAACATTCCCATCATTAGACCAGAGTGGTTGAAAGCCTGTgaaagagagagaagaATAGTTGGTGTTAGAGACTTTTATGTGAAGGACTGTGTTTTACCAGATATATTTGCAAAGAACTATTGGCAAAAGAAGGCATCTGAGCCAGCAGGAAATTCTTCTGGTCAAAGTTTACCAAATGAATCACCAGCTGTACCTGATAAAGAGGAATCGCAAAAGacagatttgaaaaaagaattggtcAAGGACGAACCAACTGAAGTGTACCAAGCCAAAGACGAACCTGTTACTCAAGAAGTAGTTATAGGGGAAACCCCTGCAGTTGTTACAGAGAATGCCACTACTCCAGATACTAACATAGAGGAAGCAGATATTGGTGAAGACGATTCTGCAAAAATTGAGCTGGTACCAGCTGAAGAAATAGACACCAAAGTTGAACCTACTCCAGTTGGGGTTGAAACTGAGGATGTTGTGGCAGAACCCTTGGCTGACCAAAATGTAACCGTACCACTAGAATCAACTTCAGTAGATGAACAAGAGCTTCCTAAATCAGATGAGACGTCGAAACAGGTCAATGATGATCAACAAGAGATTGAAGttgaacaacaagaaaaggtaattgatatttctaAAGAACAAGTGAATAATCCAGATAGTAATAATGAGGCACAGAAAACTACTACAGATGATGCTTTTGATACAGTCCCACTTGAAAACAATGAGCATACGGAATCTGTTTCAAGAGAAATCGAGCCAATTCCTACAGAACCAACAGAGACTGTTGATGTTGCTAATGTTAATAGTCCTGCAAGTGAAGGAACTggtgaagatgatgaagacgAGGAAGACGAGGGAGATGCAGATAATGAAGGGAAATCTGATGAAACGTCAGAACCAGCACCGGCAGGAAGTGCATCTAGTTCTCCTaccaagaagaagaataaaaagaagaagaaaaacaacaagaaaaaataa
- a CDS encoding ATP-dependent DNA helicase, putative (Similar to S. cerevisiae HFM1;~In S. cerevisiae: meiosis specific DNA helicase involved in the conversion of double-stranded breaks to later recombination intermediates and in crossover control; catalyzes the unwinding of Holliday junctions; has ssDNA and dsDNA stimulated ATPase activity.), which yields MTGTHLESSKKITSHVIPEDSDIFNYSPDANSKTKSSITTNTNFQQSNKSQNNSSELTRCQPENPSSLLLATDVLPYSQRSVFPFKQFNKMQSKAFSSIYNTSNNCVISSPTGSGKTVLFELAILREIGQEFEPNFKVLYLAPTKALCSERLNDWTKKFSLLNITVGILTGDTTFKEAENVRKSNIIVSTPEKWDMITRKWKDYSRLFGLIKLLLVDEIHILKESRGSTLEVVMTRMKRICIGLRILAISATVANAIDISKWIRLHDESTLPAETMCFGEEFRPVKLSKIVYGYKSTSENDFQFDIFLNTKLLEVINRHSNDKSVLIFCSTRNSCQATAKFLFNNLPEASRTDIKLKDRDAMNYTTRGIAFHHAGLTFGDRKQIETAFLNSRLKILCCTSTLAVGINLPAYLVVIKGTKCWVESSFQEYSETDILQMVGRAGRPQFESDGVAVIMTSSKWKHRYERIIEGTEKIESSLHMNFREHLAAEISVGVIKNIDDSLAWLKSTYLYVRFLANPGYYALQIPKTRDPEDTLTSFCFQQCKALAQENLVTMDEQNNCKITAYGYSMVMHYITFNTMKNLIHSQGQLSVYETLCLICESSEFADLNLKHQEKRLYKEINGSPILRYPSKSKDLGKKDKIKLIIQFELGGLDFPAYNGALKLHSSFLGDKFYVFKHIYRIMMALLDVFIEKQDAKSLHSSSYLLRCVNGKCWEDSPNELRQLDGIGPASVKKFCTHNILSLNDAKALTSSQIEYFLGLKTGAGNKIKRNIASLPNLQLNIEFENEELAEDRTSVEITLNISIDVVNASTTSVWKNKLVYIHLITDTSNGHLLDFRRIPVSKFKTSGLKTFELSYPTKDLNEVIRCQASADTIASVKTNTSMSIYTHLSESTIKDFANNTDDFEFSESDEDDLFNLKTKNQDESKVIELRNETRGENPKSEVSKPTANEIKTRKVLANGNYECNHVCKDKQKCRHLCCREGLPPKASGGNKNPENEITTPLNSNVQENPIGIGDKAANQKTTQASAKKQLKIRKNKVTLKRTLFDDSDPEEIVSPIETTQSTMKPKKKTKSTVFSIDDGGNYENGEIVHGMKTGQDGGTLSAIPKESIQLETKNKVIPKNQGNSPESFLIETSANQNESLSSLDVEDIRSKEDDSSQNVSVQICNSTSESKDAITDLNKNEQRKIYNKEELQNLLGLDIDIDL from the coding sequence ATGACTGGTACCCATTTAGAATCATCAAAAAAGATAACCTCCCATGTAATACCTGAAGATTCGGATATATTCAACTATTCCCCTGATGCAAACAGCAAAACCAAAAGTTCCATAACTACAAATACCAATTTTCAGCAATCAAACAAACTGCAAAACAATTCATCAGAGTTAACTAGATGCCAGCCTGAAAACCCATCCTCTTTATTACTTGCTACAGACGTGCTCCCTTATAGTCAAAGATCTGTTTTCCCGttcaaacaattcaacaaGATGCAATCAAAAGCATTTAGTTCAATTTACAACACATCGAACAATTGTGTTATTAGCTCTCCTACGGGTTCAGGAAAGACGGTTCTTTTTGAGTTGGCAATATTAAGAGAGATAGGACAAGAGTTTGAACCCAATTTCAAAGTTCTTTATTTGGCACCAACCAAAGCTTTGTGTAGTGAAAGGTTAAATGACTGGACAAAAAAGTTTTCGTTACTTAACATCACAGTTGGAATTTTAACGGGCGATACAACTTTTAAAGAGGCTGAGAATGTACGAAAGTCAAATATTATAGTCTCCACCCCTGAAAAATGGGACATGATAACAAGAAAATGGAAAGACTACTCAAGGTTATTTGGATTGATCAAACTATTGCTTGTTGACGAAATTCACATTCTTAAGGAGCTGAGGGGATCCACTTTAGAAGTTGTTATGACAAGAATGAAGCGAATATGTATAGGATTGAGAATATTGGCCATTTCAGCCACAGTTGCAAATGCCATTGATATATCAAAATGGATTAGATTACACGACGAGTCTACACTTCCAGCAGAAACTATGTGTTTTGGAGAGGAGTTTCGTCCTGTGAAATTGTCAAAGATTGTGTATGGGTACAAGTCTACTAGTGAAAATGACTTTCagtttgatatttttttgaatacTAAATTGCTTGAAGTGATAAACCGTCACTCGAACGACAAGTCTGTACTAATTTTTTGCTCGACTAGAAACAGTTGCCAAGCTACCGCCAAATTCTTATTCAATAACTTGCCAGAGGCATCTAGAACAGATATCAAATTGAAGGATCGAGATGCCATGAACTATACAACTAGGGGGATAGCATTCCACCATGCAGGGTTAACTTTTGGCGATAGAAAACAGATTGAAACTGCATTCTTGAATAGTCGTTTAAAAATACTTTGTTGTACGTCGACGTTGGCGGTTGGAATTAACCTTCCAGCATATTTGGTTGTTATAAAGGGGACAAAATGTTGGGTGGAGAGCAGTTTTCAAGAATACTCGGAAACAGATATTTTGCAAATGGTTGGGAGAGCTGGTAGACCACAGTTTGAAAGTGATGGTGTTGCAGTAATTATGACTTCTAGCAAATGGAAACATCGATACGAAAGGATCATTGAAGGGactgaaaaaattgaaagcAGTCTTCATATGAACTTTCGAGAGCACTTAGCGGCTGAAATCTCTGTTGGGGTGATAAAAAACATTGATGATTCCCTAGCGTGGTTGAAATCGACGTACTTGTACGTTAGATTTTTGGCAAATCCAGGATATTATGCCCTTCAAATACCAAAGACTCGTGATCCTGAAGATACGTTAACGTCgttttgttttcaacaGTGTAAAGCTCTAGCTCAAGAAAACTTGGTTACCATGGACGAACAAAATAATTGCAAAATAACGGCATATGGCTATTCCATGGTTATGCATTACATAACTTTCAATAcgatgaaaaatttaattcattctCAGGGTCAATTATCTGTATACGAAACACTTTGTTTGATATGTGAATCATCAGAATTTGCAGATTTGAACCTAAAAcatcaagaaaaaagactatataaagaaataaatgGTTCTCCTATCCTTAGGTATCCGTCAAAACTGAAAGATCTTggaaagaaagataaaataaaattaatcatTCAGTTTGAACTAGGAGGGCTAGATTTTCCTGCATACAATGGAGCATTAAAGCTACATTCAAGCTTTTTGGGAGATAAATTCTACGTATTCAAACATATATATCGGATTATGATGGCTTTATTGGATGTTTTTATTGAGAAGCAAGATGCAAAGTCACTACATAGTCTGAGTTACTTATTAAGATGTGTAAATGGGAAATGTTGGGAGGATTCACCAAATGAGCTTCGACAACTAGATGGGATTGGACCAGCAAGTGTTAAGAAGTTTTGTACACATAATATTTTATCCCTTAATGATGCTAAAGCGTTAACTAGTAGTCAAATTGAGTACTTTCTTGGTTTAAAAACTGGAGCtggaaacaaaattaaGAGAAATATTGCGTCGTTGCCAAACTTGCAGTTGAATATTGagtttgaaaatgaagagCTAGCAGAAGACAGAACTTCAGTGGAGATAACATTGAATATATCAATTGACGTTGTAAATGCACTGACAACATCTGTGTGGAAGAATAAATTAGTATACATTCATTTGATTACAGATACTTCGAATGGTCATTTATTGGATTTCAGGAGAATACCAGTGAGCAAGTTCAAAACTTCTGGATTAAaaacatttgaattatcataTCCCACTAAAGATTTAAACGAGGTTATACGCTGTCAAGCATCTGCTGATACCATAGCCAGTGTCAAAACCAATACAAGTATGTCAATCTATACACATTTGAGCGAGTCCACAATCAAGGATTTTGCAAACAATACCGACGATTTTGAGTTTAGTGAACTGGATGAGGATGACttatttaatttgaaaaccAAGAATCAAGACGAGTCCAAGGTTATTGAATTACGCAATGAGACAAGAGGCGAGAATCCAAAACTGGAGGTGTCAAAGCCGACTGCAAATGAAATCAAGACCCGCAAAGTTTTAGCAAATGGAAACTACGAGTGCAATCATGTTTGTAAAGATAAACAGAAATGTCGCCATTTGTGTTGCCGTGAAGGATTACCCCCGAAAGCCAGTGGTGGCAATAAAAACCCAGAGAATGAAATTACCACACCTCTAAATTCCAATGTTCAAGAGAATCCAATTGGAATAGGAGATAAAGCCGCTAATCAAAAAACAACACAAGCAAGTGCAAAAAAGCAGCTTAAAATTCGAAAGAATAAAGTCACACTAAAACGAACATTGTTTGATGACTCTGATCCAGAAGAAATAGTATCACCTATTGAGACAACGCAGTCGACAATGAaaccaaagaagaagacaaAGAGTACAGTTTTTTctattgatgatggtggTAATTATGAGAACGGAGAAATAGTGCATGGAATGAAAACGGGTCAAGATGGAGGAACTTTGCTGGCTATTCCTAAAGAAAGTATACAGTTGGAAACTAAAAACAAGGTTATTCCAAAAAACCAAGGTAATAGTCCTGAgtcatttttaattgaaacGCTGGCAAATCAAAATGAGTCTTTGTCTTCTCTCGATGTCGAAGATATTAGACTGAAAGAAGACGATAGCTCACAAAATGTACTGGTACAAATTTGCAACAGCACAAGTGAATCAAAAGATGCAATTACAGATCTCAACAAAAATGagcaaagaaaaatatataacaaggaagaattacaaaatttaCTTGGATTGGATAtagatattgatttatag
- a CDS encoding nucleolar protein, putative (Similar to S. cerevisiae NOP12;~In S. cerevisiae: nucleolar protein, required for pre-25S rRNA processing; contains an RNA recognition motif (RRM) and has similarity to Nop13p, Nsr1p, and putative orthologs in Drosophila and S. pombe.), translating into MSSFANLFGKSTKVDENIDQLFKNTRDGPISKDELVKKQRTVIKIPKVTAPTDQTTGNESTSSQSADESDEQEGNESNEDKDDDNKQGEPTSKNDDENEDLEAQYFDKLLNEQNGEEDNSNESSERKSSKAEKEHTKAKVATTVDLKEKELEKADRTVFVGNVPADVITSKIIAKNFKNLFKHYGKIDSIRYRSISFDENLPRKVAFAKKNLHKSRDSVNAYIVYKEKPASIAAKELNAAVFEDHHLRVDHVSHPAPKDNKRTIFVGNLDFEEKEETLWKYFNSKFDEDVESVRIIRDSKTNLGKGFALVQFKDTLSVNKALLLNDKPLESGASKKGRKLRISRAKSNAKPSLMSPNHFDNQKKKFAAGKSQQKLTDNQKTKIGRAQSTLGKADRSTVGKSKRIILEGQRATKGEAIKGIKGSKKGKKVKKPRIRERSTKFKEERKSMNKV; encoded by the coding sequence ATGTCAAGTTTTGCTAATTTATTTGGAAAGTCTACAAAAGTAGATGAGAATATAGACCAGTTGTTTAAAAACACAAGAGATGGACCTATCTCAAAAGATGAACTTgttaaaaaacaaagaacaGTGATAAAGATTCCAAAGGTTACTGCTCCTACAGATCAGACTACTGGAAATGAGTCAACATCAAGCCAGTCTGCTGATGAATCAGACGAACAAGAAGGAAATGAGAGTAACGAGGACAAAGATGACGACAACAAACAAGGTGAACCTACATCTAagaatgatgatgaaaacgAAGACTTGGAAGCACAATATTTTGACAAGTTGTTAAATGAACAAAATGGGGAAGAAGATAACTCAAATGAATCTTCTGAAAGAAAATCCTCAAAGGCTGAAAAGGAACACACCAAGGCAAAAGTTGCAACTACTGttgatttaaaagaaaaggaattgGAAAAAGCCGATAGAACTGTGTTTGTTGGAAATGTTCCGGCAGACGTTATCACATCAAAAATTATCgcaaaaaatttcaaaaatttgtttaaacATTATGGAAAGATTGATTCTATTAGATACAGATCCATTtcttttgatgaaaatttacCCAGGAAGGTTGCATTTGCAAAGAAGAACTTACATAAATCAAGAGATTCTGTAAATGCCTATATTGTATACAAAGAAAAGCCTGCATCAATTGCGgctaaagaattgaatgcCGCTGTGTTTGAAGACCATCATCTTCGAGTTGATCATGTTTCACATCCAGCACCCAAAGACAACAAAAGAACTATTTTTGTTGGAAATTTGGATTtcgaagaaaaagaagaaactttgtggaaatatttcaatagTAAGTTCGATGAAGATGTGGAATCTGTAAGAATTATTCGTGATTCCAAGACTAATTTGGGGAAAGGTTTTGCATTGGTACAGTTCAAGGACACTTTATCCGTTAATAAagcattattattaaacgACAAACCATTGGAATCTGGGGCACTGAAGAAAGGCCGTAAGTTGAGAATTTCAAGGGCCAAATCGAATGCTAAACCTTCGTTAATGTCACCCAATcattttgataatcaaaaaaagaagtttgCAGCTGGTAAATCTCAACAGAAATTAACTGATAAtcagaaaacaaaaataggAAGAGCTCAATCAACATTAGGTAAAGCTGATAGATCCACTGTGGGTAAATCCAAGAGAATTATCTTAGAAGGTCAAAGAGCCACCAAAGGAGAAGCTATAAAAGGAATAAAAGGATCAAAGAAAGGCAAAAAAGTGAAGAAACCAAGAATTAGAGAGAGATCAACAAAGtttaaagaagaaaggaAATCAATGAATAAGGTATAG
- a CDS encoding transcriptional regulatory protein, putative (Similar to S. cerevisiae DEP1;~In S. cerevisiae: transcriptional modulator involved in regulation of structural phospholipid biosynthesis genes and metabolically unrelated genes, as well as maintenance of telomeres, mating efficiency, and sporulation.), with product MSQSQTEVNNTELVENPSFPTPLKNDSISNGDGDLDSTTNQAANITLGKESPLSDITASPVPFDLSLRDVDGEVQSTIDNIEKFLEEREPTNENRNNTKSEERNEAAENAVQEVLREIEAETLKKLDHEEKVNKDSNISIGDDMKNRDSYESSELSDLDENQSEAETDKMDFLDEIGTVQDDDVSNGQSNGLSDLQNLSQLTELTRLKDVDSDFGDDEEEDESNNSNSHSNGTKLAINGESLKRTSENEHEQPTKKLKSAPQVPDPEDKNQEEEQKDTLEIETNANNKSKNKLDSREDKIELISLKSDQENSAEDNGAEAEPEDEGEDNDNGHNTDAPEVEQVPNSEVEQNIKEDAVAVENEERDDVDLNKQRNLAIQELIAIEAKFAEVRDKLFKDKLSLLQKELQLCLDGSHPELSKIYGRINEFYQDGLRLANANLMYKLKCVDKETIATRTSIHQNFLRNLMDTKNGMITDTTSLWYKINKERNQLDQLVPDFTFAAIPSIPNGAISAEDSIANGNIDGSAESPVSKKLSKQSTLIELVKQRNNINEQLGILNGLVEFHGFPSAISSSLSEEISEEQSNELLLKKATDEEINNDLRAMGISI from the coding sequence ATGAGTCAATCACAAACAGAGGTCAATAATACAGAATTGGTTGAGAATCCCCTGTTTCCGACCCCACTCAAAAATGATTCCATTTCAAATGGCGATGGTGACCTTGATTCAACTACAAACCAAGCAGCAAACATCACTTTGGGTAAAGAATCGCCGTTGAGCGATATCACTGCATCACCAGTCCCgtttgatttatcattacGTGACGTCGATGGTGAGGTCCAAAGTACTATTgacaatattgaaaaatttttagaAGAACGAGAACCAACTAATGAGAATCGTAACAATACCAAAAGTGAAGAGAGAAACGAGGCTGCAGAGAATGCAGTTCAAGAGGTTTTGAGAGAAATAGAAGCCGAGACCttaaagaaattagatCACGAAGAGAAAGTGAATAAAGATTCAAACATTAGCATTGGAGATGACATGAAAAACAGGGACAGCTATGAAAGTTCAGAATTGAGTGATTTAGATGAAAACCAATCTGAAGCTGAAACCGATAAAATGGATTTCTTGGATGAAATAGGGACAGTgcaagatgatgatgtcTCTAATGGGCAAAGTAATGGATTATCTGACTTGCAGAATTTATCCCAATTAACAGAACTAACCAGACTTAAGGATGTGGATTCTGATTTTGGCGATGATGAAGAGGAAGACGAATCCAATAATCTGAATTCTCATTCAAATGGAACTAAGTTAGCAATAAATGGCGAATCCCTTAAGCGAACACTGGAAAATGAACATGAACAACCCACCAAGAAGCTTAAATCAGCACCTCAGGTACCAGATCCTGAAGATAAGAATCAAGAAGAGGAACAAAAGGATACTttagaaattgaaacaaacgcaaataataaaagcaaaaacaaattggaCAGTAGGGAGGATAAAATTGAACTCATTTCCCTTAAAAGCGACCAGGAGAACAGTGCTGAGGACAATGGAGCCGAGGCAGAGCCAGAAGATGAAGGtgaagataatgataatggtCACAATACTGATGCCCCAGAGGTTGAACAGGTGCCGAATAGCGAGGTTGAGCAAAATATTAAGGAGGATGCAGTTGCTGTAGAAAACGAGGAACGAGATGATGTTGACCTtaacaaacaaagaaatCTAGCTATTCAGGAATTGATTGCTATAGAAGCAAAATTTGCAGAAGTCCGTGACAAGCTCTTCAAGGACAAATTATCGTTATTGCAAAAGGAATTGCAACTATGTCTTGATGGTTCACACCCCGAACTATCGAAGATTTACGGAAGGATCAATGAGTTTTATCAAGATGGTCTCAGATTAGCAAATGCCAATTTGAtgtataaattaaaatgtGTCGATAAAGAGACCATTGCCACTAGAACTTCGATACACCAGAATTTCTTAAGAAATTTGATGGACACAAAGAATGGAATGATAACCGATACGACATCGCTATGGtataaaatcaataaagaaagaaaccAACTAGATCAGTTGGTTCCTGATTTCACATTTGCAGCAATTCCTTCGATACCTAATGGTGCTATACTGGCAGAAGATTCCATAGCGAATGGAAATATTGATGGTTCTGCAGAACTGCCAGTATCCAAGAAATTACTGAAGCAGAGCACGCTAATAGAATTAGTAAAACAGCGCAACAATATCAACGAACAATTGGGAATATTGAATGGCCTAGTGGAGTTTCATGGGTTTCCTAGTGCGATTTCCTCTTCGTTAAGTGAGGAAATCCTGGAAGaacaatcaaatgaattaCTATTAAAGAAGGCCACagatgaagaaatcaataatgatttgCGTGCTATGGGTATTTCCATATag
- a CDS encoding conserved hypothetical protein (1 probable transmembrane helix predicted by TMHMM2.0 at aa 271-293;~In S. cerevisiae: GFP-fusion protein localizes to mitochondrion): MIRSCLIRTGNIPSVTPSLHVTPFYTKRMFQSLFTHSSFIRKFSSCPPKFQAVPSLNNDKTFKDTSSQQTNGNNNKDTNGKEEEKADGDSDILGSEKVLPEGVSKDEFLTEIFGNLDPYIDTYSMYKQLREAGFTPEQSDQIISLLVHQLNSKLTKLSTVYAQNFELENEQYLFESAQQEIRVDITRSRDQHINELIALINILERDFNVINDELNNDYLKLKNDSQVAINESKSENTLNSKKLFLRIQEANHKITTELNSDIKSEIESLRWYLSRWGLITLLVSLFSGLIIFYNTKRRNVTKEAKKDFAPLVIREPSEYEDDDYHTELDRGSV, from the coding sequence ATGATAAGACTGTGCCTAATTAGAACTGGAAACATACCCTCCGTAACTCCTTCATTGCATGTCACACCATTTTATACAAAGAGAATGTTTCAATCTTTATTTACACACTCTTCATTCATACGAAAGTTTTCATCATGCCCACCTAAATTTCAGGCTGTGCCGTCTTTAAATAACGACAAGACGTTCAAAGACACTCTGTCACAGCAGACGAAtggaaacaacaacaaggaTACTAATGGcaaggaagaagaaaaggCGGATGGTGATTCAGATATATTGGGTTCGGAAAAAGTTCTCCCAGAAGGAGTCAGCAAAGATGAATTTTTGACAGaaatatttggaaatttgGATCCTTATATTGACACTTATTCAATGTACAAGCAGTTACGTGAAGCAGGATTCACTCCAGAACAATCAGATCAAATTATATCTTTATTggttcatcaattaaactCCAAATTGACTAAACTATCTACTGTATACGCCCAGAATTTCGAGTTAGAGAACGAGCAGTATTTATTCGAAAGTGCACAACAGGAAATACGAGTTGATATAACTAGGTCGAGAGACCAACACATCAATGAACTAATTgcattaataaatattttggaaAGAGACTTTAATGTTATTAACGACgaattgaataatgattatttaaaattgaaaaacgATTCTCAGGTGGCGATAAATGAAAGCAAGTCAGAAAACACATTAAACTcgaaaaaattatttcttcGAATTCAAGAGGCAAACCATAAGATCACTACAGAATTGAATTCAGATATCAAATCAGAGATAGAAAGTTTAAGATGGTACTTATCACGATGGGGGTTGATTACATTATTGGTATCTTTATTCCTGGGACtaattatattttacaACACCAAACGTAGAAATGTTACCAAGGAAGCTAAAAAGGACTTTGCACCTTTGGTCATTCGCGAACCGAGTGAATATGAAGACGATGACTATCATACTGAACTAGATAGAGGATCTGTTTAA